A single window of Jiangella alkaliphila DNA harbors:
- a CDS encoding Asp23/Gls24 family envelope stress response protein, whose protein sequence is MTVDGPNTSTTGSGGTSAPAREQGREQGRQAGREPAHVAGREPAQGPLVTEMGRTTIADSVVSKIAGISAREVAGVHDLGGGAARMVGAIRERIPGSRTNLQQGVSVEVGERQAAIDIDIVAEYGVSIVDLSTGIRRNVIAAVERMTGLEVSEVNVTVNDVYLEGEDDDEQRESRVE, encoded by the coding sequence ATGACTGTGGACGGGCCGAACACGTCGACGACGGGGAGCGGCGGCACATCGGCGCCGGCGCGGGAGCAGGGCCGCGAGCAAGGGCGCCAGGCCGGGCGGGAGCCGGCGCACGTCGCCGGTCGCGAGCCGGCACAGGGCCCGCTGGTGACGGAGATGGGCCGGACCACCATCGCCGACAGCGTGGTGTCGAAGATCGCCGGGATCTCCGCGCGCGAAGTGGCCGGTGTGCACGACCTCGGCGGCGGCGCCGCTCGGATGGTCGGGGCGATCCGCGAGCGGATCCCCGGCTCGCGCACGAACCTCCAGCAGGGCGTGTCGGTCGAGGTCGGCGAACGGCAGGCGGCGATCGACATCGACATCGTGGCCGAGTACGGCGTCTCCATCGTCGACCTGTCGACGGGGATCCGGCGCAACGTGATCGCCGCGGTGGAGCGCATGACCGGCCTCGAGGTCTCCGAGGTGAACGTCACCGTGAACGACGTCTACCTCGAGGGCGAGGACGACGACGAGCAGCGCGAGAGCCGGGTCGAGTGA
- a CDS encoding RNA polymerase sigma factor: MIDRSGTPEQWDDLVLARRAGLGDRVAFGVIARRHGPVMYRFARRVLLDDGDAEEAVQDALLAAWRHLGDFRGAAALRSWLLRLTLNKAHNVRRKRRPVPLAAGEHETLVDVVGDPARGIIENELVAALDDALASLPEPQRVAWLLREVDELTYEEIAEIMHTSRDVVRGLLHRARRRLAERLAAWR, from the coding sequence GTGATCGATCGGTCCGGGACGCCGGAGCAGTGGGACGATCTGGTCCTGGCCCGGCGCGCGGGGCTCGGCGACCGGGTGGCCTTCGGTGTCATCGCACGGCGGCACGGCCCGGTCATGTACCGATTCGCCCGCCGGGTGCTGCTCGACGACGGTGACGCCGAGGAGGCGGTGCAGGACGCGCTGCTCGCGGCGTGGCGGCACCTGGGCGATTTCCGAGGCGCCGCGGCGCTGCGCAGCTGGCTGTTGCGGCTGACGCTGAACAAAGCGCACAACGTGCGGCGCAAACGGCGTCCGGTCCCGCTGGCGGCCGGCGAGCACGAGACCCTGGTCGACGTCGTCGGCGATCCCGCCCGTGGCATCATCGAGAACGAGCTGGTCGCCGCCCTCGACGACGCTCTGGCGAGTCTGCCGGAGCCGCAGCGGGTGGCCTGGCTGCTCCGCGAGGTCGACGAACTCACCTACGAGGAGATCGCCGAGATCATGCACACCTCACGCGACGTCGTCCGCGGGCTGCTGCACCGCGCCCGGCGGCGGCTCGCGGAGAGGCTGGCCGCATGGCGCTGA
- a CDS encoding Asp23/Gls24 family envelope stress response protein encodes MALTSGSGNGHDGRDGPDPGSAVVDRAASALRAYTDHGWTAASPRILQSVLAATRRSRPVRARDDAGDLHVSDQVITTYLQAAVDEVDGVQATHIRLELDGDLLTALRITVTVRYPEPVHPLAESVRHASHETIRSVLGSALPLSRISIHIGDVDPP; translated from the coding sequence ATGGCGCTGACCTCCGGCTCCGGCAACGGCCACGATGGTCGCGACGGTCCCGACCCCGGTTCCGCCGTCGTCGACCGCGCCGCGTCCGCCCTGCGCGCCTACACCGACCACGGCTGGACGGCCGCGTCGCCGCGGATCCTGCAGTCCGTCCTCGCCGCCACCCGCCGGTCCCGGCCGGTGCGCGCCCGCGACGACGCCGGCGACCTCCACGTCAGCGACCAGGTGATCACGACCTACCTCCAGGCGGCGGTCGACGAGGTCGACGGCGTACAGGCGACCCACATCCGGCTGGAGCTCGACGGCGACCTCCTCACGGCGCTGCGGATCACCGTCACCGTCCGCTACCCGGAACCCGTCCACCCGCTCGCCGAGTCCGTCCGGCATGCCTCGCACGAGACCATCCGGTCCGTCCTCGGCTCGGCCCTTCCGCTGAGCCGCATCTCGATCCACATCGGCGACGTCGACCCCCCGTGA
- a CDS encoding pyridoxamine 5'-phosphate oxidase family protein: MGKVHESISGRLREFIEAQQVFFVATAPAGPDGHVNVSPKGIGGSFVVIDEHTVAYLDYTASGAETIAHLRENGRITLMFCAFTGPPNVVRLHGTGRFVTLYSEEFAELVELFPERRGARAVIVVDVHRVSDSCGYGVPFMDYVGERDLLPAHMERKGTDGRVEYRRKKNLTSLDGLPAFDFDPV, encoded by the coding sequence GTGGGCAAGGTGCATGAATCGATCAGCGGCCGGCTCCGCGAGTTCATCGAGGCGCAACAGGTGTTCTTCGTGGCCACGGCGCCGGCCGGGCCGGACGGTCACGTCAACGTGTCGCCGAAGGGCATCGGCGGCTCCTTCGTGGTGATCGACGAGCACACCGTCGCCTATCTCGACTACACCGCCAGCGGCGCCGAGACCATCGCGCACCTGCGCGAGAACGGCCGCATCACGCTGATGTTCTGCGCCTTCACCGGCCCGCCGAACGTCGTGCGGCTGCACGGCACCGGCCGGTTCGTCACGCTCTACTCCGAAGAATTCGCTGAGCTCGTCGAGCTGTTCCCGGAGCGCCGCGGCGCCCGCGCGGTCATCGTCGTCGACGTGCACCGGGTGTCCGACTCCTGCGGCTACGGCGTCCCGTTCATGGACTACGTGGGCGAGCGCGACCTGCTGCCGGCCCACATGGAGCGCAAGGGCACCGACGGGCGGGTCGAGTACCGCCGCAAGAAGAACCTGACCAGCCTCGACGGCCTCCCGGCGTTCGACTTCGATCCCGTGTGA
- a CDS encoding cupin domain-containing protein: protein MVNASVVPPIGERIRQERLRKGVSARALAREIGVSASLISQIETEKSQPSVSTLYAITTALGISVEDIFAQVPAEPAASVSAPASAPASAPETISALQALGAARRRIGPVVRAAEREVLTLDSGVTWELLGQVPDVHTDFLRITYQPGGSSSSSAGLLMRHSGTEYGHVLSGELVLTLGFDEHHLAAGDSVSFDSTTPHSYRNDGAEPAVGIWFVLEQ, encoded by the coding sequence ATGGTGAACGCGTCGGTGGTGCCCCCGATCGGCGAGCGCATCCGCCAGGAACGGCTGCGCAAGGGCGTCAGCGCCCGCGCGCTGGCCCGCGAGATCGGGGTGTCGGCGAGCCTGATCTCGCAGATCGAGACCGAGAAGAGCCAGCCGTCGGTGAGCACGCTGTACGCCATCACGACGGCGCTGGGCATCTCGGTCGAGGACATCTTCGCGCAGGTGCCTGCAGAGCCGGCGGCGTCGGTCTCGGCGCCGGCGTCCGCACCGGCGTCCGCACCGGAGACGATCAGCGCGTTGCAGGCGCTCGGCGCGGCCCGCCGCCGCATCGGGCCCGTGGTCCGGGCCGCCGAGCGCGAGGTGCTGACGCTCGACTCCGGCGTCACCTGGGAGCTGCTCGGCCAGGTGCCCGACGTCCACACCGACTTCCTGCGCATCACGTACCAGCCGGGCGGCTCGTCGTCGTCGAGCGCCGGGCTGCTCATGCGGCACTCGGGCACGGAGTACGGGCACGTCCTGAGCGGTGAGCTGGTGCTGACGCTCGGGTTCGACGAACACCACCTGGCCGCCGGCGACTCCGTCTCGTTCGACTCCACGACGCCGCACTCGTACCGCAACGACGGCGCCGAGCCCGCGGTCGGCATCTGGTTCGTGCTCGAACAGTGA
- a CDS encoding M24 family metallopeptidase, whose amino-acid sequence MPIRTYGPNAVDWETRIDLDRLRRERLDRLRAALERSELGALLAFDFANIRYMTSTHIGTWAIDKLIRFALLPRGGEPIVWDFGSAARHHQLYNPWLDGANRARAGISTLRGAFHPGAGIADDVAGKIARVLAEHGLQDAPLGVDLAEMPVLAALASHQVDVVDGQQVFLDARRIKTADEIALLAHAASMVDAAYDELYGFLRPGVRENECVGVVSKVLYDLGSEYVEGVNAISGERCSPHPHVYSDRIVRPGDPAFFDILHSYNGYRTCYYRTFAVGSASVAQRDAYTRCREFIDHAIAEVKPGATTADIVSLWPRADEFGFPDEEAAFALQYGHGVGLSIWEKPIFSRLVSLDHPEVLEEGMVFALETYWPAADGWSAARIEEEVVVTADGCEVITKFPAEELLVAGRKYWTVGGELSTLRESQSHLNTTNGAAG is encoded by the coding sequence ATGCCGATCCGCACCTACGGACCCAACGCGGTCGACTGGGAGACCCGCATCGACCTCGACCGGCTGCGCCGCGAACGGCTCGACCGGCTGCGCGCCGCGCTGGAGCGCTCCGAGCTCGGCGCGCTGCTGGCCTTCGACTTCGCCAACATCCGGTACATGACGTCGACGCACATCGGGACGTGGGCGATCGACAAGCTGATCCGGTTCGCGCTGCTGCCCCGCGGCGGCGAGCCCATCGTGTGGGACTTCGGCTCGGCCGCCCGGCACCACCAGCTGTACAACCCGTGGCTCGACGGCGCGAACCGGGCCCGCGCGGGCATCTCGACGCTGCGCGGCGCGTTCCACCCGGGCGCCGGCATCGCGGACGACGTCGCCGGCAAGATCGCCCGGGTGCTGGCCGAGCACGGCCTCCAGGACGCGCCGCTGGGCGTCGACCTCGCCGAGATGCCGGTCCTCGCCGCCCTCGCGAGCCACCAGGTCGACGTCGTCGACGGCCAGCAGGTGTTCCTCGACGCCCGCCGCATCAAGACGGCCGACGAGATCGCGCTGCTGGCGCACGCCGCGTCGATGGTCGACGCCGCCTACGACGAGCTGTACGGGTTCCTGCGCCCGGGCGTACGCGAGAACGAGTGCGTCGGCGTCGTCAGCAAGGTGCTCTACGACCTCGGCAGCGAGTACGTCGAGGGCGTCAACGCGATCTCCGGCGAACGCTGCTCGCCACACCCGCACGTCTACAGCGACCGCATCGTCCGGCCCGGCGACCCCGCGTTCTTCGACATCCTGCACAGCTACAACGGCTACCGGACCTGCTACTACCGCACGTTCGCCGTCGGCAGCGCGTCCGTCGCCCAGCGCGACGCCTACACCCGCTGCCGCGAGTTCATCGACCACGCGATCGCCGAGGTCAAGCCCGGTGCGACGACGGCCGACATCGTGTCGCTGTGGCCGCGGGCGGACGAGTTCGGCTTCCCCGACGAGGAGGCGGCGTTCGCGCTGCAGTACGGCCACGGCGTCGGGCTGTCGATCTGGGAGAAGCCGATCTTCTCCCGGCTGGTGTCTCTGGACCACCCCGAGGTGCTGGAGGAGGGGATGGTCTTCGCGCTCGAGACGTACTGGCCGGCCGCCGACGGCTGGTCCGCCGCCCGCATCGAGGAGGAGGTCGTGGTGACGGCCGACGGCTGCGAGGTCATCACCAAGTTCCCGGCCGAGGAACTGCTGGTCGCCGGCCGCAAGTACTGGACCGTCGGCGGCGAGCTGAGCACGCTGCGCGAGTCGCAGTCGCACCTCAACACCACCAACGGGGCGGCCGGATGA
- a CDS encoding thiamine pyrophosphate-dependent dehydrogenase E1 component subunit alpha, with protein MTETTTATGLLELHETMAVIRATEKAAHDLFMSGLVKGTTHLAAGHEAVAVGARAALRDGDYAFATYRGHHHAIAWGATPEECLAELMQRSTGLNKGKGGSMHLTKAATGMLGSYAIVGAHLPMAVGAAWSARLRGSGQVAVAFFGDGATNIGAFHEALNLAAVWRLPVLFVCENNFYMEYTPIASVTATEHPAAGRAPSYGLPAEVVDGNDVVTVRDAVARAAKRARAGDGPTVLEAHTYRHYGHSRTDPAKYRPDGELERWLERDPLTVSAARLRATGTGDDEIAAAEDRAAAVVDAAIAAAEAAPPADLAEAFTDVWADGGSAWRT; from the coding sequence ATGACGGAGACGACGACGGCGACCGGTCTGCTGGAGCTGCACGAGACGATGGCGGTGATCCGCGCGACGGAGAAGGCCGCGCACGACCTGTTCATGTCCGGCCTGGTCAAGGGGACGACGCACCTGGCCGCCGGGCACGAGGCGGTCGCCGTCGGGGCCCGTGCGGCGCTGCGCGACGGCGACTACGCGTTCGCCACCTACCGCGGCCACCACCACGCCATCGCCTGGGGCGCCACGCCCGAGGAGTGCCTGGCCGAGCTGATGCAGCGCTCGACCGGGCTGAACAAGGGCAAGGGCGGCTCCATGCACCTGACGAAGGCCGCGACCGGCATGCTCGGCTCGTACGCGATCGTCGGCGCGCACCTGCCGATGGCCGTCGGCGCCGCGTGGTCGGCCCGGCTGCGCGGCTCCGGCCAGGTGGCGGTCGCGTTCTTCGGCGACGGCGCCACCAACATCGGGGCGTTCCACGAGGCGCTGAACCTCGCCGCGGTGTGGCGGCTGCCGGTCCTGTTCGTCTGCGAGAACAACTTCTACATGGAGTACACGCCGATCGCCTCCGTCACGGCGACGGAGCACCCGGCGGCCGGGCGGGCGCCGTCGTACGGCCTGCCCGCCGAGGTCGTCGACGGCAATGACGTGGTGACGGTGCGCGACGCCGTCGCCCGCGCGGCGAAGCGGGCCCGCGCGGGCGACGGGCCCACCGTGCTGGAGGCGCACACCTACCGGCACTACGGCCACAGCCGCACCGACCCGGCGAAGTACCGGCCCGACGGCGAGCTGGAGCGCTGGCTGGAACGCGACCCGCTGACGGTGTCCGCCGCCCGGCTGCGCGCGACCGGCACCGGCGACGACGAGATCGCGGCGGCCGAGGACCGCGCGGCAGCCGTCGTCGACGCGGCGATCGCGGCCGCCGAGGCCGCACCGCCGGCCGACCTGGCCGAGGCGTTCACCGACGTCTGGGCGGACGGGGGCTCCGCATGGCGGACGTAG
- a CDS encoding alpha-ketoacid dehydrogenase subunit beta, which translates to MADVVTYRESVAEGIAREMRRDPSVVCLGEDIGAAGGVFKTTVGLFEEFGPERVWDTPISEQAIVGAAMGAAMTGMRPVAEIMFSDFLACCWDYLANEIPKVRYMTGGQVTVPLVVRTANGGGLGFGAQHSQAVENWALAVPGLKIAAPSTPADVVGLMASAIRSDDPVVFFEHKGLLAGKGAPAPDGHVVPFGEAAVLREGGDVTLVALASTVPLALAAADRLAAEGVAAEVLDLRTLIPLDVTAVLRSVERTSRLVVVEENPYQGGWGGTVVSVVADEGFELLDAPVKRVAGANVPLPFADALEDQVIPTVDKVVDAARSLTHY; encoded by the coding sequence ATGGCGGACGTAGTCACCTACCGGGAGTCCGTCGCCGAGGGCATCGCCCGCGAGATGCGCCGCGACCCGTCCGTCGTCTGCCTGGGCGAGGACATCGGCGCAGCCGGCGGCGTCTTCAAGACCACCGTCGGCCTGTTCGAGGAGTTCGGCCCGGAGCGGGTCTGGGACACCCCGATCTCCGAGCAGGCCATCGTCGGCGCAGCCATGGGCGCGGCGATGACCGGCATGCGCCCGGTCGCCGAGATCATGTTCAGCGACTTCCTGGCCTGCTGCTGGGACTACCTCGCCAACGAGATCCCGAAGGTCCGCTACATGACCGGCGGGCAGGTGACGGTGCCGCTGGTGGTCCGGACGGCGAACGGCGGCGGGCTGGGCTTCGGCGCGCAGCACTCGCAGGCGGTGGAGAACTGGGCGCTCGCCGTCCCCGGCCTGAAGATCGCCGCGCCGTCGACGCCGGCCGACGTCGTCGGGCTGATGGCCAGCGCGATCCGCAGCGACGACCCGGTCGTGTTCTTCGAGCACAAGGGGCTGCTGGCCGGCAAGGGGGCGCCGGCGCCCGACGGCCACGTCGTGCCGTTCGGCGAGGCGGCCGTGCTGCGCGAGGGCGGCGACGTCACGCTGGTGGCGCTCGCGTCGACGGTGCCGCTGGCGCTCGCCGCCGCGGACCGGCTGGCCGCCGAGGGCGTCGCGGCCGAGGTGCTGGACCTGCGCACGCTGATCCCGCTGGACGTCACGGCCGTGCTGCGCTCCGTCGAGCGCACGTCGCGGCTGGTCGTCGTCGAGGAGAACCCCTACCAGGGCGGCTGGGGCGGCACCGTCGTCTCCGTCGTCGCCGACGAGGGGTTCGAACTGCTGGACGCGCCGGTGAAGCGGGTGGCGGGGGCCAACGTGCCGCTGCCGTTCGCCGACGCGCTGGAGGACCAGGTGATCCCCACCGTGGACAAGGTGGTCGACGCCGCCCGGAGTCTCACGCACTACTGA
- a CDS encoding amidohydrolase family protein: MSTRLLLRNGHVISMDPDIGDLAGADVLIEDGAILAVQPRIDADAEVIDATGRIVIPGFVDSHRHTWETAIRTCAPNATLDDYFVEVLDTFAPLYRPDDVYASNLAGALECLNAGITTLVDWSHINNTAEHPDAAIAGLTEAGLRAQYAYGSANTSLATYWFNSAEVIPGDDVRRIRSRYFSSDDGLLTMGLATRGPGFCQDDVVRAEWALAREVGIPITVHVAMGRLAGRFAMVEQLDRLGLLAPDTTYVHCCYFSDHEWRRVADTGGTISIAAQVELQMGHGWPPVAKSYQFGLPPSLSVDVVTTVPGDMFTQMRGAFGGERARINATSWEADTVVPETMPTARQMLEMATINGARVAGLDGRTGSLTPGKRADVVLIDATALNVAPVMDPVAAVVLAADVSNVETVIVDGVVRKRDGRLLADAARARDLVEAARDRLVAAAAQRSEAAAV; encoded by the coding sequence ATGAGCACCCGACTCCTGCTCCGCAACGGCCACGTGATCAGCATGGACCCGGACATCGGCGACCTCGCCGGCGCCGACGTGCTGATCGAGGACGGCGCGATCCTCGCCGTCCAGCCCCGCATCGACGCCGATGCCGAGGTCATCGACGCCACCGGGCGCATCGTGATCCCCGGTTTCGTCGACAGCCACCGGCACACCTGGGAGACGGCGATCCGCACCTGCGCGCCGAACGCCACCCTGGACGACTACTTCGTCGAGGTCCTCGACACGTTCGCGCCGCTCTACCGGCCCGACGACGTCTACGCGAGCAACCTGGCCGGCGCGCTGGAGTGCCTGAACGCCGGCATCACGACGCTGGTCGACTGGTCGCACATCAACAACACCGCCGAGCACCCCGACGCCGCGATCGCCGGGCTGACGGAGGCGGGGCTGCGGGCCCAGTACGCCTACGGCTCGGCCAACACGTCGCTGGCGACGTACTGGTTCAACAGCGCCGAGGTGATCCCGGGCGACGACGTCCGGCGCATTCGGAGCAGGTACTTCTCCTCCGACGACGGCCTGCTCACCATGGGGCTGGCGACCCGCGGGCCGGGGTTCTGCCAGGACGACGTGGTCCGCGCCGAGTGGGCGCTGGCGCGCGAGGTCGGCATCCCGATCACCGTCCACGTCGCGATGGGCCGCCTCGCCGGCCGGTTCGCCATGGTCGAGCAGCTGGACCGGCTCGGCCTGCTCGCACCCGACACCACCTACGTGCACTGCTGCTACTTCAGCGACCACGAGTGGCGGCGGGTCGCCGACACCGGCGGCACCATCTCGATCGCCGCGCAAGTCGAGCTGCAGATGGGCCACGGCTGGCCGCCGGTCGCGAAGAGCTACCAGTTCGGCCTGCCGCCCAGCCTGTCCGTCGACGTCGTCACGACCGTGCCGGGCGACATGTTCACGCAGATGCGTGGCGCGTTCGGCGGCGAGCGGGCGCGCATCAACGCGACCTCCTGGGAGGCCGACACCGTCGTGCCGGAGACCATGCCGACGGCGCGGCAGATGCTGGAGATGGCGACGATCAACGGCGCGCGGGTGGCCGGGCTGGACGGCCGGACCGGCTCACTGACGCCGGGCAAGCGCGCCGACGTCGTGCTGATCGACGCGACGGCGCTCAACGTCGCCCCGGTGATGGACCCGGTGGCCGCGGTCGTGCTGGCCGCCGACGTCTCCAACGTCGAGACCGTCATCGTCGACGGCGTGGTCCGCAAGCGCGACGGCCGCCTGCTGGCCGACGCCGCGCGGGCCCGTGACCTCGTCGAGGCGGCCCGGGACCGGCTGGTCGCCGCGGCGGCGCAGCGCAGCGAGGCGGCCGCGGTATGA
- a CDS encoding cupin domain-containing protein produces the protein MTERHLVRRAGQAGFSAPAGWAAGATGYRRWTVVGEDAGAVHTGFGVCELDPGGSVPAHVHSFEESFHVLSGSAVLTTPDGSYQVSEGDYGVLPVAVPHAWRGSGSGPARWAEMQGPQPRDAFDGDTFLVPALDESQPAVTVDVRDPRTYRFGTIRPGHMDPAKQSQDLLAVSASMRTALLVYGGINVKQMVDSDLGAVLTTMFMVQYDPDGATTPHDHPFEETYLILEGTVEASFDGRTYLLEAGDVAWAGVGCPHAFRNAGDGTLRWLETQAPAPPPRYSYRFARDWNHLRDVLGGSA, from the coding sequence ATGACGGAGCGGCACCTGGTCCGGCGAGCGGGACAGGCCGGGTTCAGCGCACCCGCGGGCTGGGCCGCGGGCGCCACCGGCTACCGGCGGTGGACGGTCGTCGGCGAGGACGCCGGCGCCGTCCACACCGGGTTCGGCGTCTGCGAGCTCGACCCCGGCGGATCGGTGCCGGCGCACGTCCACTCGTTCGAGGAGAGCTTCCACGTGCTCTCCGGGTCGGCGGTCCTCACGACGCCGGACGGCTCGTACCAGGTGTCCGAGGGCGACTACGGGGTGCTGCCGGTGGCGGTGCCGCACGCCTGGCGGGGCTCCGGCTCCGGTCCCGCGCGGTGGGCGGAGATGCAGGGGCCGCAGCCGCGCGACGCGTTCGACGGCGACACGTTCCTGGTGCCGGCCTTGGACGAGTCCCAGCCGGCGGTCACCGTCGACGTGCGTGACCCGCGCACGTACCGGTTCGGCACCATCCGGCCCGGGCACATGGACCCGGCGAAGCAGTCGCAGGACCTGCTCGCGGTCTCGGCCAGCATGCGCACCGCGCTGCTCGTCTACGGCGGCATCAACGTCAAGCAGATGGTCGACAGCGACCTCGGCGCCGTCCTGACCACGATGTTCATGGTGCAGTACGATCCCGACGGCGCGACCACCCCGCACGACCACCCGTTCGAGGAGACGTACCTCATCCTCGAGGGCACGGTCGAGGCGTCCTTCGACGGCCGGACGTACCTGCTCGAGGCCGGCGACGTCGCCTGGGCCGGGGTCGGCTGCCCGCACGCGTTCCGCAACGCCGGCGACGGCACGCTGCGCTGGCTGGAGACGCAGGCGCCGGCGCCGCCGCCGCGGTACTCGTACCGGTTCGCGCGCGACTGGAACCATCTGCGCGACGTCCTGGGAGGTTCGGCGTGA
- a CDS encoding SDR family NAD(P)-dependent oxidoreductase, with product MSTIVIVGGTSGIGLELARRRVATGDDVVITGRDGSRCAAVAAEVGARCRGVAVELSDPDAIGAALSGVDRVDHLVVAAIDRDQNTAADYSVERALRLVTLKLVGYTEVVHALLPRMAPDGAVVLFGGLAKDRPYPGSTTVSTINGGVMGLVHTLAVELAPLRVNAVHPGIVGDSPFWQAKPAGVLDGYIARTPIGRLATMADVADSVDFLLRNPSMNGVNLNVDGGWLLT from the coding sequence GTGAGCACCATCGTGATCGTCGGGGGCACGTCCGGCATCGGGCTGGAGCTGGCCCGGCGGCGGGTCGCGACCGGCGACGACGTCGTCATCACCGGCCGCGACGGTTCGCGCTGTGCCGCGGTGGCCGCCGAGGTCGGGGCGCGCTGCCGCGGCGTCGCCGTCGAGCTGTCCGACCCGGACGCCATCGGCGCGGCGCTGTCCGGCGTGGACCGCGTCGATCACCTCGTCGTCGCCGCCATCGACCGCGACCAGAACACCGCCGCCGACTACTCCGTCGAGCGGGCGCTGCGCCTGGTGACGCTGAAGCTGGTCGGGTACACCGAGGTGGTGCACGCGCTGCTGCCGCGCATGGCGCCCGACGGTGCCGTCGTGCTGTTCGGCGGGCTGGCCAAGGACCGGCCGTATCCGGGGTCGACGACGGTGTCGACGATCAACGGCGGCGTGATGGGCCTGGTGCACACGCTGGCGGTCGAGCTGGCGCCGCTGCGGGTCAACGCCGTCCACCCGGGCATCGTCGGCGACAGCCCGTTCTGGCAGGCCAAGCCGGCCGGGGTGCTCGACGGCTACATCGCGCGCACCCCGATCGGGCGCCTCGCGACCATGGCCGACGTCGCCGACTCGGTGGACTTCCTGCTGCGCAACCCGTCGATGAACGGCGTCAACCTCAACGTCGACGGCGGCTGGCTGCTGACGTGA
- a CDS encoding NAD(P)-dependent oxidoreductase, with the protein MTDTVGVIGAGRMGAAMTARLRSAGVEVVLWNRTAARAAAVAAATGARVAATARGAAAAGPVVLVSLADDAACRAAYDGPDGIVAGAGPGTVVADTSTVAPGTSIELAALVAAGGGAMLDTPVSGSVPVVERGELTVMAGGRVAVLDRARPVLDLLARQIFHVGEHGAGATMKLAVNALVHALNQAVSEALVLAERSGVARRAAYEVFANSVAGGPFVQYKRAAFERPGQTPVAFSLDLVGKDLDLILDLAARSGASMPQAAANRRAVADAVAAGLGDEDMSVLARYLRGLA; encoded by the coding sequence GTGACCGACACGGTGGGGGTGATCGGCGCCGGGCGCATGGGCGCGGCGATGACGGCGCGGCTGCGCTCGGCCGGGGTCGAGGTCGTGCTGTGGAACCGGACGGCGGCGCGCGCGGCCGCGGTGGCGGCGGCGACGGGCGCACGGGTCGCGGCGACCGCACGGGGGGCGGCCGCCGCGGGCCCCGTCGTCCTGGTCTCGCTGGCCGACGACGCCGCCTGCCGGGCCGCGTACGACGGGCCGGACGGCATCGTCGCGGGCGCCGGGCCGGGCACGGTCGTCGCCGACACCAGCACCGTCGCGCCGGGGACGTCGATCGAACTGGCCGCGCTGGTGGCGGCCGGCGGCGGCGCTATGCTGGACACCCCGGTCTCCGGCAGCGTGCCGGTGGTCGAGCGGGGCGAGCTGACCGTCATGGCCGGCGGCCGGGTCGCGGTCCTCGACCGCGCCCGGCCGGTGCTGGACCTGCTGGCCCGCCAGATCTTCCACGTCGGCGAGCACGGCGCCGGCGCGACCATGAAGCTGGCCGTCAACGCGCTGGTGCACGCGCTCAACCAGGCGGTGTCCGAGGCGCTGGTGCTGGCCGAGCGGTCCGGCGTCGCCCGGCGAGCGGCCTACGAGGTGTTCGCGAACAGCGTCGCCGGCGGGCCGTTCGTCCAGTACAAGCGCGCGGCGTTCGAACGGCCCGGGCAGACGCCGGTCGCGTTCTCGCTCGACCTCGTCGGCAAGGACCTCGACCTCATCCTCGACCTCGCCGCCCGGTCCGGCGCCTCGATGCCGCAGGCCGCCGCCAACCGCCGGGCCGTCGCCGACGCCGTCGCCGCCGGCCTGGGCGACGAGGACATGAGCGTGCTCGCGCGCTACCTGCGCGGCCTGGCCTGA
- a CDS encoding PIN domain-containing protein encodes MILLDTNILIDLHLYVFDPAEEYGASILSRAELEFGIRAAKNPRDAAERTRRLNELDQRFDWVGFDIESTRSYGMIAAGARATGAKIRSKDALIAAQAHRHGAAVMTANTDDFRPIDHDVEVVAPTPRTARS; translated from the coding sequence GTGATATTGCTCGACACGAACATTCTCATCGACCTGCATCTGTACGTTTTCGATCCAGCCGAGGAGTACGGCGCGAGCATCCTGTCCCGAGCCGAGCTGGAGTTCGGGATCCGTGCGGCCAAGAACCCGCGCGACGCCGCCGAGCGCACCCGGCGCCTCAATGAACTCGACCAGCGGTTCGACTGGGTCGGCTTCGACATCGAGTCGACCCGTTCCTACGGCATGATCGCGGCCGGCGCGCGTGCGACCGGCGCCAAGATCCGCAGCAAGGACGCCCTCATCGCGGCCCAGGCTCACCGGCACGGCGCCGCGGTCATGACGGCGAACACCGACGACTTCAGACCCATCGACCACGACGTCGAAGTCGTCGCGCCCACCCCGCGCACAGCCCGTTCTTGA